The following nucleotide sequence is from Flavobacterium sp. N1736.
GGGTATTTTTTTTCATTCATTAGATAATGAACAACATGCTGACGAACCCATTCTTCCGGAGTAAGAATGATAAATTTTTTCCTGATTTCATCAAAAATAGACACTTTATTTTCGCTATTTTTGAATCGGAAAGTATAAGTAGGAAAATTTAATTGCTGCATTGCACAAAAATATTAAAATAGTTTAAAGTTTCATGTTTAAAGTTTCAAGTTATTGAAGCCGGAACCTGAAACTTTAAACTTGAAACAAAAGACCGAATGGATGAAGTTGTAAAAATTGTTAATGATATAAAAGCCGGAAATATAAAACCTATTTATTTTTTAATGGGTGAGGAGCCTTATTATATTGACAAGTTATCTGAATATATAGAACAAAATGTCCTTTCGGAAGAAGAAAAAGGGTTTAATCAAACTGTATTATATGGTAGGGATGTTTCTGTAGAAGATATCGTTTCAACGGCCAAGCGCTATCCTATGATGTCTGACCGTCAGGTTGTTATTGTAAAAGAAGCACAAGATTTATCAAGAACAATAGACAAAATTGAATCGTATGTAAATAACCCAATGGAAACTACGGTTTTGGTTTTTTGCTATAAATACAAAACCCTTGACAAACGTAAAAAGGTTACCAAATTATTAGCTCAAAACGGAGTGGTTTACGAAAGTAAAAAACTATACGAAAATCAGGTTGGCGATTGGATAAAACGTGTTCTTGCAGGAAAAAAATATACAATAGATCCAAAAGCAAATGCGATGTTAGTCGAGTTTTTAGGAACAGATTTGAGTAAAATCAATAATGAACTGGAGAAATTACAAATCATTTTGCCACAAGGAACCGTTATTACACCACAACATATTGAAGAAAACATTGGTTTTAGTAAAGACTATAATGTTTTTGAATTAAGAAAAGCAATTGGAGAACGAAATCAGTTAAAAGCATATAAAATTGCCGAAAATTTTGCTCATAATCCTAAAGAATATCCATTGGTAATGACAACGGGGTTGGTTTTTGGATTTTTTGTTCAGCTTTTAAAATACCACGGATTAAAGGATAAAAACCCTAAAAATGTGGCAGCTGCAATTGGTGTAAACCCTTATTTTTTAAAAGAATACGATTTGGCAATAAAGAATTATCCAATGCGAAAAGTGAGTCAGATTGTGGGAGCTTTGCGCGATGTAGATGTTAAAAGTAAAGGAGTTGGCGCTAATGCTTTGCCTCAGTCAGATTTGTTAAAAGAAATGCTGTACAAAATATTTAATTAAGCCACGAAAATTCACGATATTTGCATCTCTAAAAATTTTACTACTTTAAAATAATAATTACACAATTATGGGAATGAATAAAAATACCGTTTTAGGATGGGCTACTTTTATAATGGTACTTATGGGATTGTTACTTATAGGTCTTGGCGCTTTTAGATACAGAGATGTATCTGGCTGGGGATTTGTAGCGGTAGGTGTTGGTTTTTTTGCTAACGCATGGGTTTTTAACGCATTAAAAGGTAGAGTATAATTTCAATATCAATTGCAAAAAAACAATTGCAATATAAAATCAAAAAAAATCAATTAATTAAAATAAAAATAAACAAATGTCAGACGATAAGAAAGTAATTTTCTCAATGCAAAAATTGAGTAAAACCTATCAGGGAGCAGACAAACCAGTACTTAAAAATATTTATTTGAGTTTCTTTTACGGAGCTAAAATTGGTATTTTAGGACTAAATGGTTCTGGTAAATCTTCACTTTTGAAGATTATTGCCGGAGTTGATAAAAATTATCAGGGAGATGTTGTTTTTCAACCGGGTTATACTGTTGGTTATTTAGAGCAAGAGCCTATTCTTGATGATTCTAAAACAGTTATTGAAATTGTACGCGAAGGAGCTGCAGAAACTATGGCAGTTTTAGAAGAGTACAATCAAATTAATGATTTGTTTGGTCTTCCTGAATATTATGAAGATCAGGATAAAATGGATAAGTTGATGGACCGTCAGGCAGCATTACAAGATAAAATTGATGCTCTTGGTGCTTGGGAAATCGATACGAAACTTGAAATCGCAATGGATGCTTTGCGTACGCCGGAAGGTGATACGCCTATTAAAAACCTTTCTGGTGGAGAGCGTCGTCGTGTAGCTTTATGTCGTTTGTTATTGCAACAACCTGATGTACTGTTACTTGATGAGCCTACCAACCACTTAGATGCTGAGTCTGTACTTTGGCTAGAACAGCATTTAGCACAATATGCCGGAACTGTAATTGCAGTAACGCACGATAGATACTTCTTGGATAATGTTGCCGGTTGGATTCTTGAGTTAGATAGAGGAGAAGGTATTCCGTGGAAAGGGAATTATTCATCCTGGTTAGACCAAAAATCAAGCCGTATGGCGCAAGAAGAAAAAGTAGCTTCTAAACGTAGAAAAACATTAGAGCGTGAGCTTGACTGGGTTCGTCAGGGAGCAAAAGGACGTCAAACCAAACAAAAAGCACGTTTACAGAATTACGATAAATTATTAAACGAAGATCAAAAACAACTGGATGAAAATCTGGAAATTTATATCCCGAATGGTCCACGTTTAGGTACAAATGTTATTGAAGCTAAAAATGTTGCTAAAGCTTTTGGAGACAAATTATTGTACGATAATTTGAATTTCACTTTGCCACAAGCCGGAATTGTTGGAATTATTGGACCAAACGGTGCCGGTAAGTCAACCATTTTCAAAATGATTATGGGCGAGCAAAAAACAGATAGCGGAGAATTTTCAGTTGGTGAAACGGTAAAAATCGCTTATGTAGATCAGTCTCACTCTAATATTGATCCAAATAAATCTATTTGGGAAAACTTCGCCGATGGTCAGGAATTGATTATGATGGGAGGAAAGCAAGTAAATTCAAGAGCTTACCTTTCACGTTTTAATTTTGGTGGAGGCGAGCAAAATAAAAAAGTTTCAATGCTTTCCGGTGGAGAACGTAACCGTTTGCACCTTGCAATGACATTAAAAGAAGAAGGAAACGTACTTTTACTGGATGAGCCTACGAATGATTTAGATGTAAATACGCTTCGTGCCCTTGAAGAAGGTTTAGAGAATTTTGCTGGTTGTGCCGTAATTATTTCGCACGACAGATGGTTCTTAGACAGAATTTGTACACACATTCTGGCTTTTGAAGGAGATTCTGAAGTTTATTATTTCGAAGGAGGTTTCTCTGAATACGAAGAAAATAAAAAGAAACGTTTAGGTGGTGATTTAACGCCAAAACGTTTGAAATACAGAAAGTTAATTAGATAATAATCTGATAAATTTCAATCCCGTCCCGAAGTTTCGGGATCGGGATAAAATCCCAAATTCCAAATTGTCATGATTTGAATTTGGGATTTTTTTTATTTTTTTGTCATTTCGACGTAAGGAGAAATCACACGCGTAACTCGCCAAAGATTAGATTTTCGTTGTGAAGTTTCTTGTGTGATTTCTCCCTTTGGTCGAAATGACAATATTGTGAATTTGGGATTTTTTATTAAAGAAATTTTGCTTTCAATTCCGGAGTAGGAATCATACAGCTTTCTTTTTTGCCATACCATTTATAACGGTTTTTAGCAATATAATCGTAAATGTAATTTCGCACTTTTTCAGGTAGAATTTTAAAAACAGAAATGAAACTGTAAATCCCGCCTAAGTCTTCAGCGATTTCTATTACTGCCGAAGATTTATAATAATAAGCAACACCGGGATTATATAAAATAATACTATCAATTTTAGTTTGATCTACACCTATATAATTACAAATCTCAATTCCTATTTCGGATTGCAATGCCACAAAACGAAAAATATCTTTTTTGTCATGTTTAATGATAAACTGAACTGCGTCGTTGCAAAGATTGCAAACGCCGTCGAAAAGGATTATTTTTTTCCGTCAGCAGTCTTTGCGAGGAACGAAGCAATCTCATTTTGGGTTTTCATAAATTGTGGTTACTTATTTTAGTGTGGTTGCTTCGTTCCTCGCAATGACCTTGCGTGCGTGCGTCTTTGCTAGGAACGAAGCAATCTCATGGGTTTTCATAAATTGTGGTTACTTATTTTAGTGTGGTTGCTTCGTTCCTCGCAATGACCTTGCGTGCGTATGTCTTTGCGAGGAACGAAGCAATCTCATTATGTATTTCCGTTTCAATTGTAATTACTCAAACATTATATTTTCAATTTCTTCGAATAAATCTTTCCAAGTTGGATTTATAGAACGAATCAAATCGTTTTTTGCCTCTCTTGATCCGGCTTTAATTTGCTTTTCTCTGGTTATTGCGTCTTCAATCCATTGAAATTGTTCGTAGTACACTAAAATATTTGTGTTATAACGAGCAGAGAATGACTTTGGATATTTTTTATTTTTATGCTCTGATATTCTTTTCGGCAGATTTGAAGTCACTCCTGTATAAACAACTGTTTGATATTTATTGGTAATAATGTATACAAAACCTGGCTTCATGTATTTATCTTTTTAAGTTTGAGTCCTTGCGAGGAACGAAGCAATCTCACTACAATTAGACACAAAGTTTGATTTTGTTAGTGTGGTTGCTTCGTTCCTCGCAATGACAAAGCTAAAGAATAAAACTATGTTTGTAGGTTTTTTATTATTATTTATTTTATCTATTAAAATGATAAAATGTATAAATTTTACAAATAAAAAATGGCTTTCATAAATTATTTTTAAGCACTTTTTAAAAAATATCCATCTTCATTGTTGTCTTTTATAAAGATCTTTGTTTAAATCGCTTTATTTTAATTTTCGACTAAATTTAAGCTTTTATAACAACTGAAAACTGCGACAGAATACTGAAAACTTATTTCTTCCCAACTTCTACAAATTCCAATTCATCTAAACTTACTTTCGAAGTAAAAATGCCGTAATTAACTGTTGCCTTATTTTTTTCGATGGAATCAATACTTCCAACAGATCTTCCGTCTAGCATTCTTACCCGATCGCCAACTTTTAAAACAGGTCTTGGTTTTTCGATAACAGGTTTCAGTTTCTTTTCTTTTTTCTCTTTTCGAATTTCTTCAACCTGAACAGAAACTTCTGCAATAACTTCTTTTTTCTTTTCGATTATAGCTTTTGTTTCTTTTGGAGTTGCTTTTTTACGTTTTGAATTTTCAATTTCTATGATTTTCAAAAATTCTCCAATAAGTTCTTTTTTATTTTTATTGTTGAAATATTTTTCAGAAATATCTTCGATTTTCTGACCTATGTAAATTGTCTTTTGGTTGCTGTCGTATAATTCCTGATAGCTTTCCAGTTTCTGTTTGATTTTTACATTGATGTTTTCCATTTTTTTGCTTTCTTCACGCGCTCTAGTTTCTTCTTCTTTAAGATTAATAGAAGTTTTTTCTAATTTTGAACGCTCTTTTTGAAGTGTTGCTATGGTTTTATCAAAACGAACTTTACCAACTTCGATTTTTTTCTTGGCACGATTTATCAATCCAAACGGTATTCCATTTTTTAATGCGACTTCAAAAGTAAAAGAACTTCCTGCCTGACCTAAAGCCAGCTTGTACATTGGTTCAAGCGATTTTTCGTCAAACATCATATTGGCATTTGTAGCAAAAGGCAATTCGTTAGCCAGAATTTTCAAGTTTGAATAATGCGTTGTAATAATTCCGAAAGCTTCACGATGGTAAAATTCTTCTAAGAAAATTTCAGCCAAAGCGCCACCTAATTCAGGATCTGAACCTGTACCAAATTCATCAATTAAAAACATGGTTTTCTTGTTGCATTTTTTCAAGAAGTAATTCATGTTTTTTAATCGGTAACTATATGTACTTAAATGATTTTCAATGGATTGATTGTCTCCAATATCTGTTAAGATTCTATCAAACAAGAAAGTTTCGCTGCGTTCATGAACCGGAATCAACATTCCTGATTGTAACATCAATTGTAATAAACCAACTGTTTTAAGGGAAATTGTTTTTCCTCCGGCATTTGGTCCCGAAATTACAATGATTCGGTTATCTTGTTTTAATTCAATTGTTTGCGGATGCGTAATTTCGTTTTTCTGTTTATTGTTCAGATACAAAATAGGATGATATGCTTCTCTAAAAAACAATCTTCTTTCTTCGGTAATTGTGGGTAAAATTCCGTTGATTCTGTTTGCGTATTTTGCTTTTCCGGCAACGACATCAATATCACTTAGAAACTCCTGATATTCAATTAGTAAAGGTAAATACGGACGAATCTGATTTGATAATTGTTTTAGAATTCGGGTAATTTCTTCTTTTTCTTCGTATTCAAGATTGGCTAATTCTCTGGAATATTGCAAAGTAGCTTCCGGTTCAATATAAGCAATGCTTCCGGTTTTAGAACTTCCTAAAATAGAACCTTTTACTTTTCGACGATACATTGCTAAAACGGCTAAAACTCTACGGTTTTGCACAAAACTTTCCTTGATATCATCCAGATAACCGAGACTGTTATTGTGAGAAAGTGCTACTCCAAAACTTTGATTTACTTTGCCGCGAACGATATTCATATTCTGGCGAATACTTAAAAGAGCAGGCGAAGCGTTGTCTTTTATTTCTCCATATTTGTCTACAATGGCGTCAATTAGAGTTACAATATCTTTTGTATATTCAACTCTTGAAGCTCTTGCGTTTAAGTTTGGATAATAGTCATCAAATTTTTTTAAGAAATTCAGCAAGAAATTTGATGTTGACGAAAGTGTTGCAATTTTCCTAAAACTGCCTACTTCCAGAAAACTATCTTCTATTGCTAAAAACTTGATTTCGTGCGTTATGGCATCAAATCCGTGATTGGGAATTGCGTTATTATTTTGAAAAGACGAAACATATTCTGATGTCTGCATTAAAGCCTGCATCAAAGTTTCTTTATCTCTAAATGGTGTTATTTGTAAAGCTTTTTCCTTTCCAATATCTGTATTACAGCCTGCCGAAATGGTTTCTAGCACTGTTGGAAATTGTAAATCTTGTAATGTTTTTTCGGTAATACTAATCATTTAATTCCTTTAATAAAGTACGTACAAAAGTACGAAAATAGTGTGACTGAATTCTATAAACTTCTTATCTAAATTTTATCGTTTCGTAATATGATTTTACTTAAAAATTTCTGAAATTCGCAATAAAAAATTATGGACGTAAAAATGCATTCTTCCTGGAAGCCAGTTTTAAATGAAGAATTTGAAAAACCATATTTCAACGAATTAATTGCTTTTGTAAAATCTGAATATACTGCTAAAATTTGTTATCCAAAAGGCAATCAAATTTTTTCAGCTTTTGATCATTGTCATTTTGATCAGGTAAAAGTTGTTATTATAGGACAAGACCCGTATCACGGACCAAATCAGGCGAATGGTTTGTGTTTTTCTGTTAATGATGGAATTCCTTTTCCTCCCTCTCTTCAAAATATTTTTAAAGAAATTGAAACGGATTTAAATAAACCTATGCCTAAATCGGGTAATCTTGAACGTTGGGCAGATCAGGGCGTTTTTCTTTTAAATGCTACTTTAACAGTTCGACAGTCTGAAGCCGGAAGCCATCAGGGAAAAGGCTGGGAAAAATTTACAGATGCTGTTATTAAACAGATTTCTGCTGAAAAGGAAAATGTTGTGTTCTTACTTTGGGGAGGTTTTGCTCAAAAAAAAGCCGCATTAATTGACGCTTCAAAACATCATATTTTAAAATCAGGACATCCTTCTCCTTTAAGTGCAAATAGAGGGTTTTGGTTTGGAAACAAACACTTTAGTCTGACTAATGCTTTTTTGAAATCAAAAGGAATGAAAGAGATTGAGTGGTAATGTTTTTGTCATTTCGACGTAAGGAGAAATCATACAAGTGATTCCGTTCCTAAAAGCGCTAATCTTTGTCGAGTTTCTAGTGTGATTTCTCCTTACGTCGAAATGACAAAAAAAACACTATTTTTCAGCAGGCTTCTTAACAATTTCGTCAAGAATTGCTTTATTTTCGTAGTTGATTACTTTTAAAATAATTTCCTGATTTTTAACTGTTTTTCCTTCTATAATATACAGTTTTCCTTTGTTTACCGGAACGTTACTTTTGTCAAAATCAACATCTCCGTATGTCAGCGTATTTTTAATATCGGCAGTATCAACCCATTTTTCGTTTAAAGTCTGAATTGCTTTTGCAGAATATTGAAAGGGTTTTGTTCTTAGATTATTTAAAACTCTTGCGTTTGGAAAATAGTTGCAACGTGTATCTTTTCCACTAAAAACAAGGGCTACAAAAAAGCATCCCATAACCAGACCAATCAAATAATAAGCAAAACGATGTACGAACTTCATGAGTAAAATTTTTGGCAAAGGTACATTAAAGTTCTTTTAAAATACAAGTAAATTAATATCGTTATCAGGTAAATCAAACCATTCGCCAATTGCTTTATTTGTTAGGATTCCGTGGTATAAATAGATTCCGTTTTTTAAACCTTTATTACATCTGATAGAACTTTCTAAACCGCCATCATCTGCTATTTGAAGTAGGTATGGTGTTAGTATGTTACTAATTGAAAGTGAGGCAGTTTTGGAATATCTTGATGGAATATTTGGTACACAATAATGTAGAACATTACTTTTTATGAATGTTGGTTTTTCGTGCGTTGTAACTTCTGATGTTTCAAAACAACCGCCTGTATCAATACTTACATCTACAATTACGGCGCCTTTTTTCATGTGCTCCACCATCGTTTCAGTCACTATAATTGGGCAGCGTTCTTTTCCGCGCATAGCTCCAATAGCGACATCACAACGTCTTAAAGCTTTTAGTAGTGCTTTTTGCTGAACTGTAGAAGTGAATATTCTTTGGTTTAAATTATTTTGTAAGCGGCGTAATTTGGTAATCGAATTATCAAAAACCTTTACGTTTGCTCCTAAACCAATGGCGGTTTTGGCAGCAAATTCGCCAACTGTTCCTGCGCCTAAAATAACGACTTCGGTAGGAGGGACGCCGGTAATGTTTCCGAATAAAAGCCCTTTTCCGAATTCGTCAGTAATCATCAATTCTGATGCTATAAGTATAGAAGCTGTTCCGGCAATTTCGCTTAAAGATTTTACAGCCGGATAAGAACCGTCTTCGTCCTTAATATATTCAAAAGCAAGTGCAGTTATTTTTTTCTGTGCCAAAGCTTCAAAATAAGCTTTCTTTTTTGTTTTTAACTGAATGGCAGAAATAATAATCGTTTCAGGATTAATCATCTCAATTTCAGCTAATGTTGGCGGTTCGACTTTAAGCAGCATTGGGCAGCCAAATACTTTTTTTGTATCTTTTGTAACTTCTGCGCCCGCATCACTGTATTCTTTATCAGAATAACTCGAACTTTCTCCGGCGCCTGATTCAATCATAACGCGGTGACCTTCGTAAGTTAACGAATTTACTGCGTCCGGCGTCAGGCAAATACGACGTTCCTGATAACTTGTTTCTTTAGGTATCCCTATGAAAAGCTCTCTTTTAAAGCGGCCCACTTCAAGTTTTTCTTCTTGTGGCAACAATTGTTGTTTCGTAAATGGAGTTAAGGTTATTGACATGGGTTATGCGAAAAATTAAGGGTACAAATTACGTAAAAAGTTTTAAAATTAGTGCAAATATTCTGCTAATACTAAAAGCGAATTTTAAGATATTATTTTTTCTGTTTTTAGAGTATTTTATATTTGCTAAAAACTTTGTGAATCTCTGTGAAAGTTTTAACACGGAGATTCACAAAGTTTTTCACAGAGTTTCATAAAGATTTTAAATTAATTCCAGTTCTCTTTTTCCATCTGGCAATAACTTAATATTGATTGTTGAAGTTTCTTCAGGAAGCAGATTTTCAATTTTTTCAGACCATTCAATAAAACACCAGTTTTCGGAGTATAAATAATCATCAACGCCCATATCTAGCGCTTCCGTTTCTTTGTTTAATCGGTAAAAATCAAAGTGATACACTATTTCGTTTTGTGAAGTAAAGTATTCATTTACCAAAGAAAAAGTTGGGCTGCTTGTTGCATCTTTAACTCCTAAACTTTTGCATAATTGTTTAATTAAAGTAGTTTTTCCTACGCCCATTTCTCCGTTAAAAAGGATGATTTTCTTTGGGTTTTGGACTAAAATCTGTTCGGCTACTTCTTGAATCTGATCTAATGAAAAAACGATATTCATTTTTTTTAAAGTTACAAAGGTTCAAAGAGGAAAAGTTCTGAGGTTTTTCTCTTGAAGGCATTGGTTTATATTTAGTTTTAATAGTCTCAGTTGCAGTTTTCAGTCTCAGATGAAAACTGAAAACTGCAACTGAAAACCGTTTTTTATTTCGGATTAAATACCAAAAACGGAATAATCATTTCTTCTAAAGAAATTCCGCCATGCTGATACGTGTTTTTGTAATAACTTACATAATGATTGTAGTTGTTTACGTAGGCTAAAAACAAATCATTTTTGGCAAAAATAAACGAACTGCTCATATTTATAGCCGGCAAACCAATTGTTTTAGGTTCTTTTACCACATAAACATCTTTTTGTTCATAGGTTAAACTACGTCCGGTTTTGTAACGCAAATTTAAACTTGTATTTTTATCTCCAACAACTTTCGACGGGTTTTTTACATTAATTGTTCCGTGATCTGTAGTTAGAATTAATTTAAAACCTAAAAGTTGTGCTTGCTGAATAATTTCCAGTAATGGCGAATTTTTAAACCAGCTTAATGTTAAGGAACGATACGCTTTATCATCAGAAGCAAGTTCTTTTACAACTTCCATTTCGGTTTTTGCGTGCGATAACATATCTACAAAATTGTAAACAACTGTTACCAAGTCATTTCCTTTTAAGGCTTTAAAGTTTTCGGCTAATTTTTTTCCACCGGCATAATTGGTGATTTTAAAATAATCTTCTTTGATATCTAAACCTAAACGTTTTAATTGTGCCGATAAAAATTCTGCTTCATAAAGGTTTTTTCCGCCGTCTTCGACATCATTTTTCCAGTATTCAGGAAATTTCTTTTCCATTTCCAAAGGCAGTAAACCAGAGAAAATTGCATTTCTGGCATATTGCGTTGCTGTTGGAAGTATAGAGAAATACGGAACTTCTTTTTCTAATTTATAATAATTGGCTACGACAGTTTCAAAAGATTTCCATTGATCGTAACGCAAATTATCAATTACAACAAATAAAACGGGTTTGTCTTTCTTTTTAATTTCGGGAACAACCAGTTCTTTAAATAAGGTATGCGACTGAATAGGCTTGTCTGCTTTTGGCGCAAACCAATCTTCATAATTTCTTTCAATGTATTTTCCAAATTGCGAATTGGCTTCTACTTTTTGCGATTCAAGAATTTCAATCATTCCCTGATCGTTGATGTTCTCCAATTCCAGTTCCCAGAAAATCAGTTTTTTATATAGTTCTACCCAATCTTCATAGGAATTAACCATTGCTAATTCCATCGAAATTTTTCTAAATTCTTTTTGATAATCTAAAGTCGTTTTTTCAGAAATTAGTCTCGAATGATCCAGATTTTTCTTCAAACTCAATAAAATCTGGTTTGGATTTACGGGTTTTATCAAATAATCAGCGATTTTAGAACCAATGGCTTCTTCCATTATATATTCTTCTTCGCTTTTGGTAATCATTATCATCGGTATTGCCGATTTTTTCTCTTTCATTTCTGAAAGTGTTTCCAAACCACTCATTCCCGGCATGTTTTCATCCAAAAAGACAATATCAAAATTATCTTCTTCGAACAAGGCAATCGCGTCCAGACCGTTATTTGAAGTTGTTACAGTGTAGTTTTTCTTTTCGAGAAATAATATATGTGGCTTTAAAAGATCGATTTCGTCATCAACCCAAAGTATTTTGATCTTATCCATAAACAGTTTTAATTTTAATGCAATTTAAATGTATAGAACTTAAAAAGTATTAAAAATAGTATAAAATTCAGAATAACAATTTGAGATTTATTTCAAATTTAATTTTAGTTCTGTTATTACCTAAGAAATTAATACTGTAAAATCGCAATTTTTTAAGTGAAAAACCCAAAGCTGTTTATAGTTAATTACTTATATTTGTTGACCAAAAAATAACCAAATAGTGACCCATATTAATAAATTAAAAATATTTAATGATCCCATTTATGGGTTTATTTCCATCCCGAACGAGCTTATTTACGACTTAATTCAGCATCCGTATTTTCAGCGTTTGCGCCGTATTTCTCAAATGGGACTTTCTTATTTGGTATATCCGGGAGCAAATCATACTCGTTTTCATCATGCCTTAGGATGCATGCATTTAATGCAAAAAGCTATTGAAACACTTCGTTTTAAAGGCGTTGCAATTTCAAATGAGGAAGAATGTGCTTTGTTAATCGCCATTTTACTACACGATATTGGTCATGGGCCATTTTCGCATGCTATGGAAAAAAGCATTGTTGAAGATGTGCATCATGAGGCTATTTCGTTGTTATTCATGAATCAGATTAATGAGGAATTTGACGGAAAGTTAAGTCTGGCAATTCAGGTTTTTAAAGGAGAATATCATAGAAAATTCATGCTGCAACTAATTTCTAGTCAGTTAGATATGGATAGAATGGATTATCTGAAAAGAGACAGTTTTTATACAGGAGTTGCAGAAGGAAATGTAAATTCTGAACGATTGATTCAGATGATGAATGTTGTGGATGATATTTTGGTTATTGAAGAAAAAGGAATTTATTCGGTTGAGAAATTTTTGCTTTCAAGAAGGTTAATGTATTGGCAGGCTTATTTGCACAAAACGAGTTTGGTTGCCGAATTAATTTTGATGAAGGTTTTGAAAAGAGCCAAAGAACTTACCTTAAAAGGGGTTAAACTGCCTTGTAGTGAGCCACTTTCGTATTTTATGCAAAACAAAATTACATTGGAGGATTTTGATGCCGAAATACTGGATTTGTTTTCACAATTGGATGATTTTGATATTATAAGTGCTTTAAAAGCATGGCAAAAACAGGATGATTTTATACTTTCTACTTTAAGTAAAATGATCATTAACAGGGATTTACTAAAGATTAAATTGAGTGCAGAAAAGATTCCGATGGAAGAATCCCAATCGCTAAAGGAAGAATTTGCAGAGGAACATCATATTTCATCGGTAGATGCGGGATATTTTATATTTCGGGGCAAAATAAAAAATCAGGCATACAGTAAAGAGGCCGAACCGATACGAATTTTGAAAAAAGATAAAACAATTGAGGATGTTGTTGAAGCTTCTGATCAGCTGAATTTGAAATCATTATCTAAATTGGTGACAAAATATTACATCTGTTATCCAAAACAACTTATCTAAAATTAACATTTAAAATCTATTTTTTATATTTTTGTCGCGATGAAATTTACAGCAGAACAAATAGCAGGAATTTTAGAAGGAGAAATTGTTGGTAATCCCAATGTAGAAGTTTCCCGCTTATCTAAAATCGAAGAAGGCGAGGAAGGATCGCTTACTTTTTTGGCTAACCCAAAATATATCAACTACATATATACTACAAAAGCGAGCGTAACGATTGTTAACGACAGCTTTGTACCAGAAGCCGAAATCACTACAACTTTAATTAAAGTAGAAGATGCGTATGCCTCTTTTTCTAAACTTTTGCAGTTTTACAATCAGGTAAAACTGAATAAAAACGGGATTGAAGCGCACTCTTTTATAACGGAAGGAACTAAATATGGCGAAAATCTATACTTGGGAAGCTTTAGTTATATTGGTCAAAATGTGATTTTAGGCAATAATGTGAAGATTTACCCAAATAGTTTTATTGGTGATAATGTTGTTATTGGTGATAATGTATATATTTTTGCCGGGGCTAAGATTTATTCTGAAACCGTAATTGGCAATAATTGTACAATAC
It contains:
- a CDS encoding uracil-DNA glycosylase, whose protein sequence is MDVKMHSSWKPVLNEEFEKPYFNELIAFVKSEYTAKICYPKGNQIFSAFDHCHFDQVKVVIIGQDPYHGPNQANGLCFSVNDGIPFPPSLQNIFKEIETDLNKPMPKSGNLERWADQGVFLLNATLTVRQSEAGSHQGKGWEKFTDAVIKQISAEKENVVFLLWGGFAQKKAALIDASKHHILKSGHPSPLSANRGFWFGNKHFSLTNAFLKSKGMKEIEW
- a CDS encoding DUF4258 domain-containing protein produces the protein MKFVHRFAYYLIGLVMGCFFVALVFSGKDTRCNYFPNARVLNNLRTKPFQYSAKAIQTLNEKWVDTADIKNTLTYGDVDFDKSNVPVNKGKLYIIEGKTVKNQEIILKVINYENKAILDEIVKKPAEK
- a CDS encoding alanine dehydrogenase gives rise to the protein MSITLTPFTKQQLLPQEEKLEVGRFKRELFIGIPKETSYQERRICLTPDAVNSLTYEGHRVMIESGAGESSSYSDKEYSDAGAEVTKDTKKVFGCPMLLKVEPPTLAEIEMINPETIIISAIQLKTKKKAYFEALAQKKITALAFEYIKDEDGSYPAVKSLSEIAGTASILIASELMITDEFGKGLLFGNITGVPPTEVVILGAGTVGEFAAKTAIGLGANVKVFDNSITKLRRLQNNLNQRIFTSTVQQKALLKALRRCDVAIGAMRGKERCPIIVTETMVEHMKKGAVIVDVSIDTGGCFETSEVTTHEKPTFIKSNVLHYCVPNIPSRYSKTASLSISNILTPYLLQIADDGGLESSIRCNKGLKNGIYLYHGILTNKAIGEWFDLPDNDINLLVF
- the tsaE gene encoding tRNA (adenosine(37)-N6)-threonylcarbamoyltransferase complex ATPase subunit type 1 TsaE, producing MNIVFSLDQIQEVAEQILVQNPKKIILFNGEMGVGKTTLIKQLCKSLGVKDATSSPTFSLVNEYFTSQNEIVYHFDFYRLNKETEALDMGVDDYLYSENWCFIEWSEKIENLLPEETSTINIKLLPDGKRELELI
- a CDS encoding bifunctional response regulator/alkaline phosphatase family protein, with protein sequence MDKIKILWVDDEIDLLKPHILFLEKKNYTVTTSNNGLDAIALFEEDNFDIVFLDENMPGMSGLETLSEMKEKKSAIPMIMITKSEEEYIMEEAIGSKIADYLIKPVNPNQILLSLKKNLDHSRLISEKTTLDYQKEFRKISMELAMVNSYEDWVELYKKLIFWELELENINDQGMIEILESQKVEANSQFGKYIERNYEDWFAPKADKPIQSHTLFKELVVPEIKKKDKPVLFVVIDNLRYDQWKSFETVVANYYKLEKEVPYFSILPTATQYARNAIFSGLLPLEMEKKFPEYWKNDVEDGGKNLYEAEFLSAQLKRLGLDIKEDYFKITNYAGGKKLAENFKALKGNDLVTVVYNFVDMLSHAKTEMEVVKELASDDKAYRSLTLSWFKNSPLLEIIQQAQLLGFKLILTTDHGTINVKNPSKVVGDKNTSLNLRYKTGRSLTYEQKDVYVVKEPKTIGLPAINMSSSFIFAKNDLFLAYVNNYNHYVSYYKNTYQHGGISLEEMIIPFLVFNPK
- a CDS encoding HD domain-containing protein, with protein sequence MTHINKLKIFNDPIYGFISIPNELIYDLIQHPYFQRLRRISQMGLSYLVYPGANHTRFHHALGCMHLMQKAIETLRFKGVAISNEEECALLIAILLHDIGHGPFSHAMEKSIVEDVHHEAISLLFMNQINEEFDGKLSLAIQVFKGEYHRKFMLQLISSQLDMDRMDYLKRDSFYTGVAEGNVNSERLIQMMNVVDDILVIEEKGIYSVEKFLLSRRLMYWQAYLHKTSLVAELILMKVLKRAKELTLKGVKLPCSEPLSYFMQNKITLEDFDAEILDLFSQLDDFDIISALKAWQKQDDFILSTLSKMIINRDLLKIKLSAEKIPMEESQSLKEEFAEEHHISSVDAGYFIFRGKIKNQAYSKEAEPIRILKKDKTIEDVVEASDQLNLKSLSKLVTKYYICYPKQLI